In the Anolis sagrei isolate rAnoSag1 chromosome 1, rAnoSag1.mat, whole genome shotgun sequence genome, GTACAGCCAGACACAGAAAGAGTCTCTTAGGATATCTAAAGCAGCAAGAATGCCAAAAGTAGTCCGAGGTCAAGATACAGGAAGTTCACCAACAAATCCAAAAGCAGTCCAATGTCATTCACAAAAGGCAACCCAAACACAGTATCAGGCAGAACACATTATCCAAGAATGCAGTCTCGGGTCAAAACTCCACATAGCAGAATGAAGGGCCAGGGATCCAAGTCACTGGCTGAAGGCATCTATTGCAACTATTGCTTACAGCAATCTTCTGTTCTCAGCATCCTTCCTTTATGCTGCCTTTCTAATCTCTCTACAACTGGTCTTCCTTCTGTTGAGACATTCTCTTTCACCAGCATAGCTGGATCGAGTTTACTCTCATTGCCCCAACAGAAATCAGCTCCTGCACAGCAGTATCCTTCTCGGGTAGGTCCAACTGTTTCTCATTTAATCATGACAGAAGGGGAGTGCCCGTGTGTTCAAGTGTAGGCTCTATTACAGGGGTCCaaaaactaaggcccaagggccgggtacggccctccaaggtcatttacccggccctcgctcagtgtcaacctaagtctgaaagcacacaacaacaatcctatcttatcagccaaaaactggcccacacttaccattgaaatactaatctataGATATAAAAATGCGCTGTGCATAAtgtgtaccttaaaaacaaaagaaccaatgaacgaaatcacaccaaattcggcaacaaaacgtctcacaacacaaggggtgaccatcactcaaaaaaaattgcttttgtcctttgggagttgtagttgctgggatttatagttcacctacaatcaaaaagcattctgaactctatcaacgatggaattggatttacgagaaactgtaataagtttattgaagtatagaagcttaatggtttcaatgtttcttaactcctagaggtacattcctttagtggttacatttataacctttcataaaacaactcttaagaggactgttctttccactagacagattttaaacttatttccttcaaaatgtgtttctttccttaacagatcactccaAGTACTAGACTATTAtttccctctgttatctctgttacagtaaagattcttactggggttctcttcccctttttacttaaaccctaactactaatctaaataagtcaattgacctatctaaaccacacaggctaaaagcctaaacgttcctgattctcaacacagtagaaccagttTTCCCTGCGGTTCTCtgaccacagactgcctatttaaaatgcctgctcttgccaagtggcagttggctcctccccttttaccatgacaacccatctcagagtgagctgagctggcccCAGTTaggctattttaaatacttacccctttAAACACCTACCTACAATTATACATGGCTGTAGGTTaacattcacacttcaccacaggtgggcattgaccttgagttttttggagttgtagttcacctacatccagagagcactgtggactcaaacaatgatagatctggaccaaacttggcacaagcactcaatacgcccaaatatgaacacagatggagtttgggggaaacagaccttggcatttgggagttgtagtcactgggattcacagttcacatacaatcaaagagcattctgaaccccacgaacgacagaatccgggcaaacttcccacacagaactcccatgaccaacaaaaaatacttaaggccatccaatccaactcccttcaccagggcaagaaaacgtaatcaaagtcttcctgacaaagtgccatccagccatagatatagatagatatgtttcacacacacagagatatagtatcatagatttgaaagggacccctgacgaaggacaatgatatgttgcatgtcccagggtgggcaaaccagacactctccacatcaacacggacaaagaaacagcaacaaatactctttactcacaagcagaaagacattacatatattagaaaccaccactttctcattactttattttccagatcaacagactgggccacagcaacgcgtggcaggggacagctagtaagtttatatttgttaaattgttcttcattttaattatcgtattgcttttaagtggttttttgcactacacataagatatgtgcagtgtgcataggaattcattcatggttcttgtttttttcaaattataatccggccctccagcagtttgaggactgtgatctggccctgtttcaaaaagtttgaggacccctgttctattaTAACTGTTGTTATTTGCcaatttgttgattgagttgcaTTAATTACCAATATATGGATAAGTTTccaattacaaaaataaaatctgttgaTTAACCACATAGATCAGCTATAAAGGAAACTATGTAAGAACTGTTTATACAGTGGAGATTATATGAAATGTATacaggtaaagctaaaggttttccactgacattaagctggggctaacatcgggagctcatgccgctccccggattcaaacctgtgaccttttggtatgcaagttcagcagctcagagctttaacccacagcaccatcaggggctccaatGTATTCATGGACCTGGTCTTTTGCTATGTTCCTGGATAATCTTCGATTGtggatttttattgttttgctacTTTTActtgctttgcctacatatgtcctataatattatttatttattgtattgtatttgtataccgcctttctcagccaatcagcgactcaaggcggattccaacaaatcagtacatataaaaacataatgcagataaaaacattaaacaatataaaacaccacaaaagcaataaaaacaacatcattagcgtctcattattatcaagcattgtccagttccattgtcaaatcattcgatttcctatattagctactctgcatttgtaaatgcttgcttgGACAgcaatgttttaacttgcctccaaacgTTAAGAggaagggagcagatctaatcacCCTAGGGAGgttgttccatagccgaggggccaccactgagaaggccctgtctcttgtccccgccaaacatacttgagacgaaggcgggaccaagagcagggtctccccagatgatcttaaaagtCCTCgttggttcgtaaggggagacaagttcggacaggtacgttgggccagaaccgttttttagggctttgtaggccaaagccAGAACATTGAATTGGACCCagtaccaaacctggcacaataAGGgggtgtatgctccctgagcaccgctcatgttagcaatctggctgctgttcgttggactaactgaagcttctggaccgtcttcaaaggcaaccctacgtagagagcattgcagtagtctatacgggatgtaaccagagcgtggactactgtggccaagtcagacttcccaaggtacgggtgcagccggcgcacaagttttaactgtataaatgctcccctggtcaccgccgaaacctgaggttccaggctcagcgatgaatccaggatcacacccaagctgcgaacctgcgtcttcagggggagtgtaacttcaTCCAacccaggctgtaaccctatgccctgttcggccttacgactgaccaggatgTCAACGTCTTGGTTCGTGTCTACGTTGTGCGGGTGAGACCAAGAGACACATCGTTTTCAAACCCCTCCCTTTTGCTCTGCTTGCACAAGTCCTACCATgttgggctcatctacactggacATGTAATGTAGCCTGAAAGCAGTGGCTTTACTACACATGCCATTGAAGTGCATTCAGTGCGTTTTAAGAGACATGTCTCAAACTCAAGGCTCAAAGGCCGTATCTGGCTCTCTATGCCactttatgtggccctccagatgttggactccaactcttgTATTACTCATTATTAGAcaccatgactagagctgatgggagttgtgatacattTACACCGGGATGGGTGCAGTTTTTTCTGTTCAGTCAGGATTGGATTTGGACACACAGGGCTTGCAGAtaggatgtctgactttaaaaccgcgccactgggggctcctgaagcgtgtgtgtgcatgtgtatatataactGATATCATATCAGATCATATTATATGCAAACTTTTATAAGAGGTTGGGTTAATCCCTTTTTTGCTAGTTAAACTGAATTACTATGTCAAGAAAGGATGAATGTCGTAATAAGTGTCACTAACATGAAAAGACTGGAAATTTctgtcttgggccccttccacacagctgaatgaaatcccacattatctgctttgaaatggaatatatggcagtgtggactcagttaacccaaatcaaagcagatattctgggattttctgcattatatggctgtatggaagggctgtGTGGAGAGTCTCTCTGGGGTCAAATACCACGGTTTTCTCCAATGTGAATTCTATGTCTATGTAGATTTGAACACTCaaagaagctctttccacacaacATGTGTTTCTAGGGATTCTcctcagtgtgagtcctttgatgtctatgtagacttGAATTACgactgaagctctgtccacactccaggcatttatagggtttctccccagtgtgaatcttaTGATGTGAACGTAGAGTTGAACAATGAGAGAAgcactttccacactccaggcatttatagggtttctccccagtgtgtgtgctttgatgcgaacgtagacctgaactacgagagaagctctgtccacactccacacatttatagggtttctcaccagtgtgaaTCCATTGATGTGAACGTAGTTTTTCTCTTTCAGTGAagttctgtccacactccaggcatttatagggtttctcaccagtgtgtgtgctttgatgtgaacgtagacctgaactatgagagaagctctgtccacactccaggcacttatagggtttctccccagtgtgtatgcgatgatgtgaacgtagacctgaactatgagagaagctctgtccacactccaggcatttatagggtttctccccagtgtgaatcctttgatgtgaacgtagacctgaactatgagagaagctctgtccacactccaggcacttatagggtttctccccagtgtgaatcctttgatgtaaacgtagacctgaactatgagagaagctctttccgcactccaggcatttatagggtttctccccagtgtgtgtgcTTTGATGTGCACATAGATttgcactctgagtgaagctctgtccatactccaggcatttatagagTTTCTCCCCGGTGTGAATCATTTCATGTCTCTTCAGAGATTCTCTTCGAGCAAaaccctttccacactccaggcattcatagagcttctccccagtgtgagtcattTCATGTCGCTGCTGATGTTCCCTCCGAGAGAACCTCTTTCCACACTTCAAGCAttcatagggcttctccccagtgtgagtttttTTATGAGAATGTAGAGCTGAAGAaaaagtgaagctctttccacattctaggcattcatagggcttctccccagtgtgagtacCTTCATGTTCGCGCAGTAGATGCTTCTGTCGGAaactctttccgcactccaggcatttatagggtttctccccagtgtgagtcctttcatgcttCTGGAGCTGATGCTTCTcaatgaaactctttccacactcaaggcatttatagggtttctcctcagtgtgagtcctttcatgcttCTGGAGCTGATGCTtctgagtgaaactctttccacactccaggcatttatagggtttctccccagtgtgagtcctttcatgcttCTGGAGCTGATGCTTCTCAGTGAAACTCTTTCCGCACTCAAGGCATTTCAATGCTTTCCCCTTCATGTCAGCAGTGGCATGGGTGCCAAATTGCAATACAGATAGTTGGCTCTTCTTGGTTCCTTTCTTATTTGTAAGTGACGTCAAGAATTGAACAAGATCACCACCTTGAAAAGATTGCTCCTTCTTCCTGTATTATTGGTTTCCTTACTGCACCCAAGAGGTAGCTTCATAGGATTCCCGTTCCCCTagtgaagaaagaagcaaaagatcaATAACGAGTCAGAAACCTCCAAGATTTCCCCCCGTTTCCCTTCATGAGTCATGCTGAAAGAGAAACACCAAGAAATGCAGACAACGTCTCAAGCACTTACACAGATACCAGCAAAGGAAATCACTGATTCTTTAAAAAGGGAATgaattcagaaagaaagaaagaaagaaagaaagaaagaaagaagaaaaagaaaggagggaaacgaTATCAAGCACggtgatatcccccccccccaatcaaattaTCAAATTTATGGACTTGGTACCATTGCAGAACATTCTGTGGGTTAACGCAGCTTTTATTTTTGGCCTAAAGGCCACAGATCCTACCTAAGCAGGGCCAACCCTGGTTCAGTCTTGGATGGGAGAGCACCAAGAACCCGATTGCTTCCAGCCTAAGAAAAACCCTTCCAGACTCATAAGTCAATAGGAAACCAGAAGGGTCCGCCTTTTCCCCCCAAATGCTGCAGGCAAGAATTTTCAAAGCAATGGGGTAAAGGGGGCCCTTTTGGATTGTCACTCCCAGTATCCCAGACTGGGACCACTCCTTTCAAAGACCATTTAACAGACAGCTTCTTGCAGTGGAAATTAGCGCTGAAAACAGGTTACAGATTGTTTGTACATGAGGCAGAAAactagcatctatctatctatctttctatctatctatttatttagggcttttatatcccgtcctttctcaacctccgcagagggactcaggacggctgacaaagtggcaccccatggcgtccacatcaaaacatacatatacaattaacagcaatgtaataataacaacaatataaaacagtataaacagtataaaaccatataaaaacaatataaaaacagacaacaaatactaggttgttgtgggtttttttgggctatatggccatgttctagaggcattctcgcctctcgaaaatgcctctagaacatggccatacagcccggaaaaacttacaacaacccagtgattccggccatgaaagccttcgacaatacaaggtttattattattattattattattattattattattattattattattattgccccagGCTTGGGCAggccgtcaaatgctaatcaaggtggccagttgaaacattcccacctagctccagcagacaagagtcctttgtcccaccctggactttccacagatatataaacccattttcctagttccaacagacctctgaggatgcttgccatagatgaagccgaaacgtcaggagtgaatgcctcacctatggcaggcaccatgagaggttgagaggtctgtttttaaactaggcaagtggggtttctcccaacaaaggattcccccaggcaggaagcagccaagctttgaagctgcaaggctattcaatgctaatcaaggcaatcAATTTCCTCCAACAggcaccctggacattattccacagatatataaactctacttgccttgtttccaacttctgaggatgcctgccagagatgcaggcgaaatgtcaggagagaatgcttctggaacacacaactcacaacaacccagtgattctggtcatgaaagccttcagcaatgatGCTactttgtctctctctgtgtgtattgtTCCCTATTACATGTGGGTGCATCGGGGATTTCTCTTCGCCCAgctcactttgtgtgtgtgtgtgtgtgtttcgcaTATATAAACcagtagccacagatgcaggagaaatgtcaggagaaaatgctgcaggagccacacaacactccagcttACTCTGTTCCCTATGGTACGTGGGTCCATCAAGGATTTCTCTTCGCCCAGCtcacttggtgtgtgtgtgtttcgcaTGTATGCCAGAAGCCACAGATGGAGgcgtaatgtcaggagaaaatgctgcaagggccacacaacactccagcttACTCTGTTCCCTATGGCACGTGGGTCCATCAGGGATTTCTCTTCGCCCAGCTCACTTGGTGTGTGTGTTTCGCATGTatgccagtattattattattattattatattattactttatttgtactccgctagcatctcccgaaggattcgatgcggcttacataggccaaggcctcaaaacacaacacaacacaacaatacaacacctaaagcaaattaaaaaca is a window encoding:
- the LOC137094840 gene encoding zinc finger protein 420-like, producing the protein MKGKALKCLECGKSFTEKHQLQKHERTHTGEKPYKCLECGKSFTQKHQLQKHERTHTEEKPYKCLECGKSFIEKHQLQKHERTHTGEKPYKCLECGKSFRQKHLLREHEGTHTGEKPYECLECGKSFTFSSALHSHKKTHTGEKPYECLKCGKRFSRREHQQRHEMTHTGEKLYECLECGKGFARRESLKRHEMIHTGEKLYKCLEYGQSFTQSANLCAHQSTHTGEKPYKCLECGKSFSHSSGLRLHQRIHTGEKPYKCLECGQSFSHSSGLRSHQRIHTGEKPYKCLECGQSFSHSSGLRSHHRIHTGEKPYKCLECGQSFSHSSGLRSHQSTHTGEKPYKCLECGQNFTEREKLRSHQWIHTGEKPYKCVECGQSFSRSSGLRSHQSTHTGEKPYKCLECGKCFSHCSTLRSHHKIHTGEKPYKCLECGQSFSRNSSLHRHQRTHTEENP